The Thermococcus celericrescens DNA segment CATCTCCCGCTCAACGTCTTTCGCTATCGCCTTTATCCCCTCGTCGTTCTCTATGCCCGCCCAGATGACGCGGACGTAGTTCGGGTTCGGGAAGACGCCGATGCCCTTAACGCGGACGCGGTGCTTCCTGTGCTTCTTTGCTATCTCCGCCAGGGCCTTCTTGACCTCCTCCGCCGTAACCTCGTCGATCTCCCCGAGGAACTTGAGCGTCACGTGGAAGTTCTCCCTCTCGACGAACTTTATCTTGGCTGATTTGCTCCCTATTCTCTCCTGGGCCTTTACGAGGTTGTCGCGGACTTCGTCGCTAACCTCAATGGCTATGAACGCCCTCACCGCTACCACCGAGAAAAGTTTGAAAGAGGGGTTAAAGAGATTTCGAGTCAACGTTTCTTCATGACGTCAAAAGGATTTTTTCGATGAGAACCACAAAGCCAGCTCTATGATGAGGCCGAGGAGCGTGAAATACTCCCTCCTGATGTTGATGATGAAGGCTAAGGCAAGCCACAAGAGCGTGAATGCCCCGATTGCTGTCAGTTCTCCCTCTGGAATGCTCCCATCGAGGTATCCCCCAAGCACGATCATGAAAATTAGTCCACCAATTTGAACCCACATCCATTGGCGGTTGATTTGTCGTGGGAAGTCCATGAATGCCAGTGCAAAAAGGAAGAGGAAGTAAATGAATGGAAGCACGAAAGTCCAGCGCTTCATGCTTTTCACCTCAAGGATTCGGTAAATGGTAGTCATTTTTAATTGTGTAGCTGGCTATTCTGAGGTATTTTAGAACGGGTTCGTACACATATCCTGGGGGTACCCAGCGCCAGTGATATTCCCATTTCCAAGCGAACCATATCCATAAGCAACCATATTCATCTAAAAGGTAGTGTCCGAATGCTATCCCCCTGCCAAGCCTACTATAGCTCCAACAATAGCTCCCGGCACATTGGCGAAGTAAGCACCTATGGCGGCTCCTAATGCAGTAGGCCCAACCTGAAGGATGAACGCTGATTTTGCATTGGAGAAGTGCAGGTGTGTAAGCTTATTGCCTTTGATTGAAACAGTGTCCCATGGTTCTATCCCATAGTACTCGTAATCTGGATGTGGGTACCGTATCATGTAGCCTTTGACAAAGTATACTCCATCCCACCAGTAGTGTTGCTGTGTATTATAAGCTATGGTAGTGGAAGGCTCTTTATTTATTAATGGCTTTGATATCAACTGTTTTGTTCTCAATCCGGGGCTATTATATTTATGGGAGTCCTTATGGAGTAATTGGCTCCTGAGGAATCTCTGACTGTCAATAGGTATGAGTTATCAATCTTGGTGGAGGTCATATAAACAACGTCTACCATCTTATCTGTAGTTGTGTTCTTGATTAGTATCGTTGCTTCATTGCCATTGGTTTTGTAGTCAATCAGTATGTCTCCAAAAATAAAGACCTGTCTTGTAGGGGTATTCACTAAGAGTCTAGTTGGGAGCTCTTTCATAACTACTACCTTTGCGTGAGGATCCTGGGCGGAACTTGACATCGCTGCCGCGCTTCCTACAGTTAACCCGACCATCAGCAGTCCCAACAGGACTGCCAACAGTGGCTTCCACCGCAAGTGGTTCACCTCCTTATAGTTTTTGCATTACTATTTGGATGGTTTATCCCTTATAAGCTTTTCCTTTTACTAATTGTAATTATCTTTTCTTTTTTTCAAGTATGAATTTATTCTAATTTATATTTCCCTTTTAGAACCGTTCAAAAGAAGCCTATGTAAAAGAGTTGTATAGACGTGCAACAGGGAGTGCGATAAGTGTAAAAGAAAACCTCACTCCCTCACAACGACCGGGAACTCCTCCCAGGGGAAGACTATCCACTTGTCGGTGCGGAAGACGTAGAAGTCCGGAACCACCTTTGTCCAGGGCTTCATGCTGAGGCAGGCCACCTTGACATCCTTCGCCCCGGCCTTCTTCACCTCCTCGATGACGACTTCGAGGGTCTTTCCGGTGTCGCTGACGTCGTCGACGATGACGACCTTCTTGCCCTCCAGCGAGCCGTGGAGCGGGATGGTTATCTTTGGCTTCTCCATCCTCTCCTCGATGTCCTTGTAGAACTTGACGTCGATGACCTTGAC contains these protein-coding regions:
- the thpR gene encoding RNA 2',3'-cyclic phosphodiesterase encodes the protein MRAFIAIEVSDEVRDNLVKAQERIGSKSAKIKFVERENFHVTLKFLGEIDEVTAEEVKKALAEIAKKHRKHRVRVKGIGVFPNPNYVRVIWAGIENDEGIKAIAKDVEREMRRLGFKKDKDFVAHITIGRVKFVRDKLELAMALKDLANGDFGEFDVEAIELKKSTLTPKGPIYETVARFELAE
- a CDS encoding phosphoribosyltransferase, whose product is MDKVYLTWWQIDRAIFALADELRKNFMPDVIVGVARGGLIPAVRLSHILGDLEVKVIDVKFYKDIEERMEKPKITIPLHGSLEGKKVVIVDDVSDTGKTLEVVIEEVKKAGAKDVKVACLSMKPWTKVVPDFYVFRTDKWIVFPWEEFPVVVRE